A section of the Trachemys scripta elegans isolate TJP31775 chromosome 10, CAS_Tse_1.0, whole genome shotgun sequence genome encodes:
- the ZFAND2A gene encoding AN1-type zinc finger protein 2A isoform X3, whose product MEFPDLGKHCSEKTCKQLDFLPLKCDACKEVFCKDHITYDQHKCTSSYKKDVQVPVCPLCNTPIPVRRGEMPDIVVGAHMDRDCKYDPTQQKQRIFTNKCLKEGCKRKEMMKLVCNQCCGNFCIKHRHPLDHDCKGAGRSISKAGHSYLPCAMQ is encoded by the exons ATGGAGTTTCCAGACTTGGGCAAGCATTGTTCAGAAAAAACTTGCAAACAGCTGG ATTTCCTTCCTTTAAAATGTGATGCATGTAAGGAAGTTTTCTGTAAAGATCACATCACGTATGACCAACACAAATGTACCTCTTCATATAAGAAG GATGTGCAGGTTCCAGTATGTCCTTTATGTAACACTCCCATCCCAGTGAGAAGAGGAGAGATGCCAGACATTGTAGTTGGAGCACACATGGACAGGGACTGCAAATATGATCCTACTCAGCAGAAACAGAGG ATTTTCACAAACAAGTGCTTAAAAGAAGGCTGCAAAAGGAAAGAGATGATGAAGCTTGTTTGTAACCAATGCTGTGGAAACTTCTGTATAAAACATCGGCATCCTCTGGATCATGACTGCAAAGGAGCAGGTCGCTCCATCTCCAAAGCTGG GCACAGCTACCTTCCTTGCGCCATGCAATAA
- the ZFAND2A gene encoding AN1-type zinc finger protein 2A isoform X2, with protein MEFPDLGKHCSEKTCKQLDFLPLKCDACKEVFCKDHITYDQHKCTSSYKKDVQVPVCPLCNTPIPVRRGEMPDIVVGAHMDRDCKYDPTQQKQRIFTNKCLKEGCKRKEMMKLVCNQCCGNFCIKHRHPLDHDCKGAGRSISKAGSAAIMRASESNFRPAGSNKRPSNWYLQRNRC; from the exons ATGGAGTTTCCAGACTTGGGCAAGCATTGTTCAGAAAAAACTTGCAAACAGCTGG ATTTCCTTCCTTTAAAATGTGATGCATGTAAGGAAGTTTTCTGTAAAGATCACATCACGTATGACCAACACAAATGTACCTCTTCATATAAGAAG GATGTGCAGGTTCCAGTATGTCCTTTATGTAACACTCCCATCCCAGTGAGAAGAGGAGAGATGCCAGACATTGTAGTTGGAGCACACATGGACAGGGACTGCAAATATGATCCTACTCAGCAGAAACAGAGG ATTTTCACAAACAAGTGCTTAAAAGAAGGCTGCAAAAGGAAAGAGATGATGAAGCTTGTTTGTAACCAATGCTGTGGAAACTTCTGTATAAAACATCGGCATCCTCTGGATCATGACTGCAAAGGAGCAGGTCGCTCCATCTCCAAAGCTGG ATCTGCAGCTATAATGAGAGCATCTGAATCCAACTTCAGGCCAGCCGGATCAAACAAGAGGCCTTCTAACTGGTATCTTCAGCGCAACAG ATGCTGA
- the ZFAND2A gene encoding AN1-type zinc finger protein 2A isoform X1, whose protein sequence is MEFPDLGKHCSEKTCKQLDFLPLKCDACKEVFCKDHITYDQHKCTSSYKKDVQVPVCPLCNTPIPVRRGEMPDIVVGAHMDRDCKYDPTQQKQRIFTNKCLKEGCKRKEMMKLVCNQCCGNFCIKHRHPLDHDCKGAGRSISKAGSAAIMRASESNFRPAGSNKRPSNWYLQRNRYKLKCGYEISKTR, encoded by the exons ATGGAGTTTCCAGACTTGGGCAAGCATTGTTCAGAAAAAACTTGCAAACAGCTGG ATTTCCTTCCTTTAAAATGTGATGCATGTAAGGAAGTTTTCTGTAAAGATCACATCACGTATGACCAACACAAATGTACCTCTTCATATAAGAAG GATGTGCAGGTTCCAGTATGTCCTTTATGTAACACTCCCATCCCAGTGAGAAGAGGAGAGATGCCAGACATTGTAGTTGGAGCACACATGGACAGGGACTGCAAATATGATCCTACTCAGCAGAAACAGAGG ATTTTCACAAACAAGTGCTTAAAAGAAGGCTGCAAAAGGAAAGAGATGATGAAGCTTGTTTGTAACCAATGCTGTGGAAACTTCTGTATAAAACATCGGCATCCTCTGGATCATGACTGCAAAGGAGCAGGTCGCTCCATCTCCAAAGCTGG ATCTGCAGCTATAATGAGAGCATCTGAATCCAACTTCAGGCCAGCCGGATCAAACAAGAGGCCTTCTAACTGGTATCTTCAGCGCAACAGGTATAAACTGAAGTGTGGTTATGAGATTAGCAAAACAAGATGA